The window CGCATCCCCGGAAGCGCGGGCTGCGTGGCAATTCGAAAAAATCATGCACGTGGCAGGCAAGGCGGCGGAAGCCTCCGGGGAATTCCGTTCCCGCCTTGCCGCTGCGGCTATTGATCTGCGCGACATACGCACGCTGGACGATTTTGCGCGCATTCCCGTGCTGCGCAAGAAGAATCTGCTCGGTCTGCAGCAGGAAAAAGGGCTGGACTGGCTGCTCACAGCCGCCCCCGGCAACCTGAGCCGCATCTACCAGTCCCCCGGCCCCCTATACGACCCTGAAGGCAGGGAGCAGGATTACTGGGGCTGGACAGAGGGCTTTCGCGCCGCAGGTTTCCGCACCGGCGATCTGGTACAGATGACCTTCAGCTACCATCTCACCCCTGCGGGGCTGATGCTGGAAGAGCCGCTGCGCGAAATCGGCTGCGCGGTCATCCCCGCAGGTCCCGGCAACACGCCCGCGCAGGCGCAGCTCATGACCTCATTGCCGGTAACCGGCTTCGTCGGCATGACCAGCTACCTGAAGGTCATTGCCGAACACGCCCGCAACGCGGGGCTGGACCTCAGAAAGGACTTCAATCTCAGGGTGGCTTTCGTGGCAGCGGAGCGCCTGCCAGAAAGCCTGCGCAGCGAGGTGGAGGAAGCCTTTGGCATGCGCGTCCGTCAGGGCTACGGCACGGCGGACGTGGGCTGCATAGCCTATGAATGCGCCGAACTTGGCGGCATGCATCTTTCCAGCCGCTGCCATGTGGAAATCTGCGACCCGCATACGGGGCAGCCCCTGCCCATGGGCGAAACCGGCGAAGTGGTGGTTACTCCCCACACCCTGTCCTACCCTCTGGTCCGCTTTGCCACGGGCGACCTCTCCCGCATGGTGGACACTCCCTGTACCTGCGGACGCACCGCCCCCAAACTTGCGGGCATTCTGGGCCGCGTGGACGATACGGCCAAGGTAAAGGGCCAGTTCATCTACCCCGCGCAGGTTGCGGAAGTGGTCAGGACCTTCCCGCAGATTGCGCGGCATCAGGTTGTCATCACCAACGACAAGGGCAGCGACTGGCTGCAACTTTTCTTGCAGCTTGACGGCCCGCTTGATCATGCCGAATTCATTGCCGCTTTCACGGGCAAGATCAAACTGCGCCCCGCCCTGCATGTCCTTTCCGGCGGTGAAGCGCTGCCGGAGGACTGCCCCCCGCTTGTGGATAAACGGACTTACGAGTAGACTTCAGAAACTTTTGTTGCACACCGGAGGCAAAACGCCCTCCGGTCAGTGCAGCGCAACGGGCGTCTTCCCCGCCGTACAGGGAGGCGAACACGCCCGCCGTGTTGTTTTCAGGTGCTTTTTCAATCGGGCGCAGAGGATTTCCCTCTGCCCGCTGAAGGCCATACGCCGTTGTCATCAGCCTGCGCAGGCAGTGCCCGCTGCCTGACCGCTGCGAGGACCCCCATGATCAAGAGCACCTTTCCGAGCAACCCCGTCCTGCTCGTTGATGATGAAGAAACGTGGTTGCGCTCGTTTTCGCTGGCGCTCAAGTCCGCCGGCATAGACAACATTCTCTGCTGCAACGACAGCCGCGAGGTGGCGTCCATTCTGGAAACCACGCCCGTGGAGGTCATTGCCGCAGACCTTGCCATGCCCAACGTCACGGGTGAGGATCTCATCCGGCTGGTCACGGCGCAGCACCCCGACATTCCCATTCTGGTCATCACCGGCATGAGTCAGGTGGAAAAGGCCGTGCAATGCGTCAAACTCGGGGCCTTCGACTTCTTCGTCAAAACCTACGACAAGAGCAGCCTCGTTTCCGGCATCCGCCACGCCATCCAGATTCGCGAACTGAAGCGCGAAAACACCTCGCTGCGCACCCGCTTTCTGGACGACAGACTGGAAACGCCGGAAGCCTTTGCCCACATCGTCACGGCCAATGCGGCCATGCGCTCCATTTTCAAATACATCGAGGCCATTGCGGAATCCTCCCAGCCCCTGCTCATCACGGGCGAAAGCGGCGTAGGCAAGGAGCTCATCGCAGGCGCAGTCCACAGCCTGAGCGGCCGCAAGGGCGAATTCGTCACCGTGAACGTTGCCGGTCTGGACGACAACATCTTTGCGGACACCCTGTTCGGGCACAAGAAAGGGGCCTTTACCGGCGCCGATCAGGCCCGCTCCGGCCTTGTGGTGAACGCGCAGGGCGGTACGTTGTTTCTGGACGAGATAGGCGATCTTTCGCAGGCATCGCAGCTCAAGCTGCTGCGGCTCGTGCAGGAACGCGAATACATGCCGCTGGGCTCGGACCTCATCCGCAAGACGGATGCCCGCATCATCGCCGCCACCAACATCGATCCCGCCGCTACGGACTCTCCGCTGCGCCGCGACCTCTATTTCCGCCTGAAGGCCCACCACGTGCACATTCCGCCGCTACGCGAGCGCAAGGACGATATTCCCCTGCTGGTGGAGCACATCATACGCAACGCCTGCCACCCGGAACGCGCACAGGGCAGGCAGCCGTTGCGGGCGATTCCCAAGCTGCCGCCGGAACTGCTGCCCATGCTCATGGCTTACGATTTTCCCGGCAACATCCGTGAACTGCAGTTCCTGATCATCGACGCCATCAGCTGCTCCACGGGCGGCACGCTCAATTTGGACCGCATCCGCCGCCATCTGGGTAATCCGGAAGGCAGAGGCATGATACTGCCGCCTCAAGGAACGTCTGACGGTACAGGCATCACAGGTATTGAAAAGGTCGCGTTCGGCCCCGTGCTGCCAACCCTGAAGGAAGTATGCGCCGAGCTGGTCGGCGAGGCCATGCGACGTAGCGACGGCAATCAGGCGCTGGCGGCATCGGCCCTCGGCGTATCCCGTCAAGCCCTGAACAAGCGGCTGCATAACATGAACGGACAGGACGAGTAGTCCCTTCCCCCCCCCAGCGACACCGGAGTGCAGACATGAAGCGTCAAGCCCGACCTTCCGATTCGCCCGACAGGGGCCACTCTTCATCGGCTGTCTCCGCAGGGGCTGCGGATACGGCGCAGGATAACGCCGCCCTGCGCGAAGAGGTACGCCAACTGCGCCTGCTGCTCGATACGCCGCAGAACGTGATGCACTTCTCCTTTGACCCTTCGTACCGCTACATCCGTTTCAATCAGGCCCATGCCGACTTCGTGCGCCACAACTGGGGGCTGACCATCCGCGAGGGCATGAACATTCTGGATATATTTCCCGATGAAAAGGAACGCATTTCCGCAAGGGGGCACTTCGACAGGGTGCTGCGCGGCGAATCCTACATCCTCAAGCGCACCTATCGCAGACTCAAGGGCGAGATACGCTACTACGAAAACACCTACATGCCCGTGCTGGAAGACGGCCGCGTGGTCGCCGCCACGGTTTCTGCCCACGACATCACCGACTGGAACGAAAAGGACGAGGAGGGTCGCAAGTACCGCTCCTTCTTCGACAAGGCGCTTGAGGGCATCTTCCGCTCCACCGTGCAGGGCCGCTTCATAGAGGCCAACCGCGAAATGGCCCGCATTCTGGGCTATGAATCGCCTGCCGAACTCATGGAATCCATCACGGACATCAGTTCGCAGCTATACTGCGACAAGGATGCCCGCGACAGGGTGCTTGAAATCCTGCGTCAGCAGGAGGTGGTGAAGGACGTTGAAACGCGCATGTTCCGCAAGGACGGCACGCCGATATGGGTAGAGTTCAATGCCCGCTGCGAAAAGGACGAACAGGGCCGCACCCTGTTTGTGGAGGGCAAGCTGACCGACGTTTCCGCCCGCAAGGAGATGGAACAGCGCCGCCAGCAGATGATGCAGGCGGAAAAGATGGCCTCGCTGGGCCTGCTTGTGGCGGGGGTGGCGCACGAGATTAACAACCCCAACAGCTACCTGAC is drawn from Desulfovibrio mangrovi and contains these coding sequences:
- a CDS encoding PAS domain-containing sensor histidine kinase, which produces MKRQARPSDSPDRGHSSSAVSAGAADTAQDNAALREEVRQLRLLLDTPQNVMHFSFDPSYRYIRFNQAHADFVRHNWGLTIREGMNILDIFPDEKERISARGHFDRVLRGESYILKRTYRRLKGEIRYYENTYMPVLEDGRVVAATVSAHDITDWNEKDEEGRKYRSFFDKALEGIFRSTVQGRFIEANREMARILGYESPAELMESITDISSQLYCDKDARDRVLEILRQQEVVKDVETRMFRKDGTPIWVEFNARCEKDEQGRTLFVEGKLTDVSARKEMEQRRQQMMQAEKMASLGLLVAGVAHEINNPNSYLTLNLPLLRDVWQDTQAILDEYSDENGEFVLGGLEYSELRDHLPYLLREMMEAASRIKDIVSRLKDYSRQEPENGHEYVDTNEVVRSALTFIRHKIKQSARHFEIVLPEESPAVLGIPQRLTQVLLNLLDNACDALPEEDGQLSVALRTVQEENGAWVCITVQDNGSGIAPEDMKFIEDPFFTTKRASGGTGLGLSISASIMKEHNGALEFRSVPERGTIATMRIPLAK
- a CDS encoding phenylacetate--CoA ligase family protein; amino-acid sequence: MDSSMDSNNSFHSPVENASPEARAAWQFEKIMHVAGKAAEASGEFRSRLAAAAIDLRDIRTLDDFARIPVLRKKNLLGLQQEKGLDWLLTAAPGNLSRIYQSPGPLYDPEGREQDYWGWTEGFRAAGFRTGDLVQMTFSYHLTPAGLMLEEPLREIGCAVIPAGPGNTPAQAQLMTSLPVTGFVGMTSYLKVIAEHARNAGLDLRKDFNLRVAFVAAERLPESLRSEVEEAFGMRVRQGYGTADVGCIAYECAELGGMHLSSRCHVEICDPHTGQPLPMGETGEVVVTPHTLSYPLVRFATGDLSRMVDTPCTCGRTAPKLAGILGRVDDTAKVKGQFIYPAQVAEVVRTFPQIARHQVVITNDKGSDWLQLFLQLDGPLDHAEFIAAFTGKIKLRPALHVLSGGEALPEDCPPLVDKRTYE
- a CDS encoding sigma-54-dependent transcriptional regulator; the encoded protein is MIKSTFPSNPVLLVDDEETWLRSFSLALKSAGIDNILCCNDSREVASILETTPVEVIAADLAMPNVTGEDLIRLVTAQHPDIPILVITGMSQVEKAVQCVKLGAFDFFVKTYDKSSLVSGIRHAIQIRELKRENTSLRTRFLDDRLETPEAFAHIVTANAAMRSIFKYIEAIAESSQPLLITGESGVGKELIAGAVHSLSGRKGEFVTVNVAGLDDNIFADTLFGHKKGAFTGADQARSGLVVNAQGGTLFLDEIGDLSQASQLKLLRLVQEREYMPLGSDLIRKTDARIIAATNIDPAATDSPLRRDLYFRLKAHHVHIPPLRERKDDIPLLVEHIIRNACHPERAQGRQPLRAIPKLPPELLPMLMAYDFPGNIRELQFLIIDAISCSTGGTLNLDRIRRHLGNPEGRGMILPPQGTSDGTGITGIEKVAFGPVLPTLKEVCAELVGEAMRRSDGNQALAASALGVSRQALNKRLHNMNGQDE